Proteins from one Bradyrhizobium sp. CB82 genomic window:
- a CDS encoding recombinase family protein, whose protein sequence is MSEQFIENLRVHTRRGLEGVLRDGRHAGGRAYGYRAVKDKPGVLEIIEEEAEIVRQIFADYISGKTPRQIAHDLNERSVRPPRGRLWNGSTINGHVARGGGMILNDLYAGRIVWNKVRMLKDPTTGKRLSRPNAKEQYKTVEVPHLRIIDDTTFNAAQVIKGERRRDATPATAQQGRAPKRVFSGLIKCGSCGGGMCSVGSDAKGLRLQCSTYRESGSCSNGRRVYLDSIEALAIKGLRQHLAHPDVIASFVDSYNSERKRLKKEASSERTRLERRFGEIGREMKRIVDSIVIAGMPPQQFVARMQELETEKAKIMAGLESAKESDNIIALHPKAIDRYKRAVGELADELKRGTPTEFATIRELVTAIIVHASPSRPGGAGTKANAEDDRSVRIDIRGRLAALCDNPALFPNMAMSGGSLVAGGASRPPTTLVSSRSAARLSTPQRGKA, encoded by the coding sequence ATGAGCGAGCAGTTCATCGAGAACCTGCGAGTGCATACCCGGCGCGGTCTTGAAGGTGTCTTGCGCGACGGCCGGCACGCTGGCGGACGCGCGTATGGGTATCGCGCCGTCAAAGATAAGCCCGGCGTATTGGAGATCATCGAAGAAGAGGCCGAGATCGTTCGCCAGATTTTTGCCGACTACATCTCCGGGAAGACCCCGCGGCAGATCGCGCATGATCTCAACGAGCGCAGCGTGCGTCCACCTCGTGGCAGGCTTTGGAACGGCTCGACGATCAATGGCCACGTCGCGCGCGGCGGCGGCATGATCTTGAACGATCTCTATGCTGGTCGCATCGTCTGGAACAAGGTCCGGATGCTGAAAGACCCAACGACCGGCAAGCGCCTGTCGCGTCCTAATGCGAAAGAGCAATACAAGACCGTTGAGGTGCCGCACTTGCGCATCATCGACGACACCACGTTCAATGCAGCGCAAGTCATCAAGGGCGAGCGCCGCCGCGACGCGACTCCGGCAACGGCACAACAGGGGCGCGCGCCGAAGCGAGTGTTTTCCGGATTGATCAAATGCGGCTCGTGCGGCGGCGGCATGTGTTCGGTCGGCAGCGATGCCAAAGGACTTCGGTTGCAGTGCTCGACGTATCGCGAAAGCGGATCATGCAGCAATGGTCGCCGCGTCTATCTCGACAGCATCGAGGCGCTTGCGATCAAGGGCTTGCGCCAGCACCTCGCGCATCCTGACGTAATCGCCTCATTTGTTGATAGCTACAATTCCGAGCGCAAGCGGCTCAAGAAAGAAGCGAGCAGCGAGCGCACCCGGCTGGAGCGGCGGTTCGGTGAGATCGGGCGCGAGATGAAACGGATCGTTGACTCCATCGTAATCGCGGGCATGCCGCCGCAACAGTTCGTCGCCCGGATGCAGGAGCTTGAGACCGAAAAGGCCAAGATCATGGCTGGGCTCGAAAGCGCCAAAGAAAGCGACAATATCATCGCCCTGCACCCCAAGGCGATCGACCGCTACAAGCGCGCCGTTGGGGAACTGGCCGACGAGTTGAAGCGCGGCACCCCCACCGAGTTTGCGACAATTCGCGAATTAGTGACGGCGATCATCGTGCATGCCAGCCCAAGCCGCCCGGGCGGTGCCGGAACCAAAGCCAATGCCGAGGATGATCGGAGCGTCCGGATTGACATCCGGGGCCGACTCGCTGCGCTCTGCGACAATCCGGCCCTGTTTCCGAACATGGCTATGTCGGGGGGATCGTTGGTAGCGGGGGGAGCATCTCGACCCCCGACGACACTGGTTTCTTCACGGTCCGCTGCTCGTCTATCCACCCCCCAGCGTGGAAAAGCGTAG
- a CDS encoding type IV toxin-antitoxin system AbiEi family antitoxin domain-containing protein, with the protein MLSASETQQDRAITLLKKRGMLRLSEFREAGITAATVSRMKEKGLILQLSRGLYQLPDASFDTHHALAEAAKLVPRGVICLTSALAFHGLTDTIPSRVWMAIGAKDRRPRIEAPPLQFVRFGEKVLTSGITQQKIEGVQVRIYNPAKTVVDLFRYRRSAGKRYQKSPGLNLALEGLREALRQRKATPAEIARYANEAGIWKVVQPYLEAMTTNA; encoded by the coding sequence ATGCTGTCAGCCTCTGAGACCCAGCAAGATCGCGCCATAACCCTACTGAAGAAGCGGGGCATGCTTCGCCTTTCTGAATTTAGGGAGGCGGGCATTACGGCAGCAACCGTGTCGCGAATGAAAGAGAAGGGGCTTATCCTTCAACTCAGCAGGGGACTGTACCAGCTTCCAGATGCCTCGTTCGATACCCATCATGCGCTGGCTGAAGCCGCCAAGCTCGTCCCGAGAGGTGTTATCTGCCTCACCTCTGCGCTGGCGTTTCACGGACTAACCGATACGATTCCATCGCGCGTTTGGATGGCCATAGGAGCAAAGGATCGGCGGCCTCGAATCGAAGCCCCTCCCCTCCAATTTGTGCGTTTCGGGGAGAAGGTTCTAACCTCTGGCATTACACAGCAAAAGATCGAAGGTGTGCAGGTACGCATCTACAATCCCGCCAAAACAGTAGTTGATCTGTTTCGCTATCGGCGGAGCGCTGGAAAGCGCTATCAAAAGAGTCCCGGCCTCAATCTCGCGCTCGAGGGTCTCAGAGAAGCACTGCGGCAGCGCAAGGCAACCCCTGCCGAGATCGCCCGGTACGCAAATGAAGCAGGTATCTGGAAGGTCGTTCAGCCGTATCTTGAGGCTATGACCACCAATGCCTAA
- a CDS encoding nucleotidyl transferase AbiEii/AbiGii toxin family protein, producing the protein MPKKPKPPIKNMGASVRARLLNLSKQRRQPFDLLLNNYVLERLLYRLSQTKHHDRFILKGAILLTKWFEDPLRPTRDLDFLAIGNDDQEEMVRIFQEVSAVHFNDGVVIDPDSVKVDRIREETEYGGLRITANAMIDNAKIRVVIDIAFGDSVEPGLQEMDLPVLLDFPAPHLRAYARETVIAEKFQAMVMLGRANSRMKDLYDVWVLSRNFEFKDGKLPRAIAATFARRKTEIPSEIPDALTTAFAEDPTKVQQWNSFSVDVAFRPGTLADVVKDLSAFLVPHASAARSLGETRSA; encoded by the coding sequence ATGCCTAAGAAGCCGAAACCTCCGATCAAGAACATGGGCGCGTCGGTTCGGGCGCGGTTGCTCAACCTCTCGAAACAGCGCCGTCAGCCGTTCGATTTGCTGCTCAACAACTACGTTCTCGAGCGACTCCTTTATCGCCTGAGTCAAACAAAGCATCACGACCGTTTCATTCTGAAAGGAGCGATACTGCTTACGAAGTGGTTCGAAGATCCGCTACGCCCGACAAGAGATTTGGACTTTCTGGCCATCGGCAATGACGATCAAGAGGAAATGGTGCGCATCTTCCAGGAGGTCTCCGCCGTCCACTTTAACGATGGCGTCGTTATTGATCCCGACAGCGTAAAGGTCGACCGTATCCGTGAAGAAACCGAATACGGCGGCCTGCGCATTACAGCCAACGCGATGATCGACAACGCCAAAATTCGGGTCGTGATTGACATCGCCTTTGGCGATTCCGTTGAACCGGGTCTTCAGGAAATGGACCTGCCGGTTCTTTTGGATTTTCCGGCACCACATCTTCGGGCCTACGCCCGCGAGACAGTTATCGCCGAGAAATTTCAGGCGATGGTCATGTTGGGCCGCGCCAATAGCCGCATGAAAGACCTGTACGATGTCTGGGTCTTATCGCGCAACTTCGAATTCAAAGACGGTAAACTCCCACGAGCTATTGCCGCGACATTCGCTCGACGCAAGACCGAAATTCCCTCAGAGATACCGGATGCGCTGACAACTGCCTTTGCGGAAGACCCAACGAAAGTTCAGCAGTGGAATTCATTCAGTGTCGACGTCGCGTTTCGGCCCGGCACGCTCGCTGACGTAGTCAAAGACTTATCCGCATTCCTAGTGCCTCACGCGTCGGCGGCACGCTCGCTCGGTGAAACAAGATCAGCGTGA